Genomic window (Streptomyces sp. LX-29):
CGGTGCAGGATGAGCCCGCGGCCTATCAGCTTGTTGGTGGGGTGATGGCCTACCAAGGCGACGACGGGTAGCCGGCCTGAGAGGGCGACCGGCCACACTGGGACTGAGACACGGCCCAGACTCCTACGGGAGGCAGCAGTGGGGAATATTGCACAATGGGCGAAAGCCTGATGCAGCGACGCCGCGTGAGGGATGACGGCCTTCGGGTTGTAAACCTCTTTCAGCAGGGAAGAAGCGAAAGTGACGGTACCTGCAGAAGAAGCGCCGGCTAACTACGTGCCAGCAGCCGCGGTAATACGTAGGGCGCGAGCGTTGTCCGGAATTATTGGGCGTAAAGAGCTCGTAGGCGGCTTGTCACGTCGGATGTGAAAGCCCGGGGCTTAACCCCGGGTCTGCATTCGATACGGGCAGGCTAGAGTTCGGTAGGGGAGATCGGAATTCCTGGTGTAGCGGTGAAATGCGCAGATATCAGGAGGAACACCGGTGGCGAAGGCGGATCTCTGGGCCGATACTGACGCTGAGGAGCGAAAGCGTGGGGAGCGAACAGGATTAGATACCCTGGTAGTCCACGCCGTAAACGTTGGGAACTAGGTGTGGGCGACATTCCACGTTGTCCGTGCCGCAGCTAACGCATTAAGTTCCCCGCCTGGGGAGTACGGCCGCAAGGCTAAAACTCAAAGGAATTGACGGGGGCCCGCACAAGCGGCGGAGCATGTGGCTTAATTCGACGCAACGCGAAGAACCTTACCAAGGCTTGACATACACCGGAAAGCTGCAGAGATGTAGCCCCCCTTGTGGTCGGTGTACAGGTGGTGCATGGCTGTCGTCAGCTCGTGTCGTGAGATGTTGGGTTAAGTCCCGCAACGAGCGCAACCCTTGTTCTGTGTTGCCAGCATGCCCTTCGGGGTGATGGGGACTCACAGGAGACTGCCGGGGTCAACTCGGAGGAAGGTGGGGACGACGTCAAGTCATCATGCCCCTTATGTCTTGGGCTGCACACGTGCTACAATGGCCGGTACAATGAGCTGCGATACCGCGAGGTGGAGCGAATCTCAAAAAGCCGGTCTCAGTTCGGATTGGGGTCTGCAACTCGACCCCATGAAGTCGGAGTCGCTAGTAATCGCAGATCAGCATTGCTGCGGTGAATACGTTCCCGGGCCTTGTACACACCGCCCGTCACGTCACGAAAGTCGGTAACACCCGAAGCCGGTGGCCCAACCCCTTGTGGGAGGGAATCGTCGAAGGTGGGACTGGCGATTGGGACGAAGTCGTAACAAGGTAGCCGTACCGGAAGGTGCGGCTGGATCACCTCCTTTCTAAGGAGCACATGGCCGACTGCGAGCGAATGTCTCGCACGGTTAGCTCATGGGTGGAACGTTGACTACTCGGCACACTTGGTCTGCTGTGACTGTTAGTACTGCTTCGGCGTGGAACACGGTGCATGGTGGCTGGGAGTGTCGGGCACGCTGTTGGGTGTCTGAGGGTGCGAGCGTAGAGCTTGTTCCTTCGGGTGCCGGCCCCGGTGAAGCATCATCTTTGAGTGGTGTGTGACGGGTGGCTGGTTGTTGCTTGAGAACTGCACAGTGGACGCGAGCATCTGTGGCCAAGTTTTTAAGGGCGCACGGTGGATGCCTTGGCACCAGGAACCGATGAAGGACGTGGGAGGCCACGATAGGCCCCGGGGAGCTGTCAACCGAGCTTTGATCCGGGGGTGTCCGAATGGGGAAACCCGGCAGTCGTCATGGGCTGTCACCCATACCTGAACACATAGGGTATGTGGAGGGAACGCGGGGAAGTGAAACATCTCAGTACCCGCAGGAAGAGAAAACAACCGTGATTCCGGGAGTAGTGGCGAGCGAAACCGGATGAGGCTAAACCGTATGTGTGTGATACCCGGCAGGGGTTGCGCATGCGGGGTTGTGGGAGTGAGCTTCAGCAGTCTGCCGGCTGTTGGGCGAGTCAGAAACCGCATGGATAGGCGAAGGGCATGCGAAAGGCCCGGCGTAGAGGGTAAGACCCCCGTAGCTGAAATCTTTGCGGCTTGCTTGCTCATTTCCCAAGTAGCACGGGGCCCGAGAAATCCCGTGTGAATCTGGCGGGACCACCCGCTAAGCCTAAATATTCCCTGGTGACCGATAGCGGATAGTACCGTGAGGGAATGGTGAAAAGTACCGCGGGAGCGGAGTGAAATAGTACCTGAAACCGTGTGCCTACAAGCCGTGGGAGCGTCGCCGTGTTCTTCGGAGCACGGTCGTGACTGCGTGCCTTTTGAAGAATGAGCCTGCGAGTTTGCGGTGTGTTGCGAGGTTAACCCGTGTGGGGAAGCCGTAGCGAAAGCGAGTCCGAATAGGGCGATTGAGTAGCGCGCCCAAGACCCGAAGCGGAGTGATCTAGCCATGGGCAGGTTGAAGCGGAGGTAAGACTTCGTGGAGGACCGAACCCACCAGGGTTGAAAACCTGGGGGATGACCTGTGGTTAGGGGTGAAAGGCCAATCAAACTCCGTGATAGCTGGTTCTCCCCGAAATGCATTTAGGTGCAGCGTCGTGTGTTTCTTGCCGGAGGTAGAGCACTGGATAGGCGATGGGCCCTACCGGGTTACTGACCTTAGCCAAACTCCGAATGCCGGTAAGTGAGAGCGCGGCAGTGAGACTGTGGGGGATAAGCTCCATGGTCGAGAGGGAAACAGCCCAGAACATCGACTAAGGCCCCTAAGCGTGCGCTAAGTGGGAAAGGATGTGGAGTCGCAGAGACAACCAGGAGGTTGGCTTAGAAGCAGCCACCCTTGAAAGAGTGCGTAATAGCTCACTGGTCAAGTGATTCCGCGCCGACAATGTAGCGGGGCTCAAGCGTACCGCCGAAGTCATGTCATTCCAGCGTGAGGACCAACGTCTGCTGGGATGGGTAGGGGAGCGTCGTGTGCCGGGTGAAGCAGCCGTGGAAACGAGTTGTGGACGGTTCACGAGTGAGAATGCAGGCATGAGTAGCGATTCACACGTGGGAAACGTGTGCGCCGATTGACTAAGGGTTCCTGGGTCAAGCTGATCTGCCCAGGGTAAGTCGGGACCTAAGGCGAGGCCGACAGGCGTAGTCGATGGACAACCGGTTGATATTCCGGTACCCGCTTTGAAGCGCCAAACATCGAATCAGGCGATGCTAAGTCCGTGAAGCCGTCCTGGATCCTTCGGGTGAAGGGGAGTGGTGGAGCCGACGAACCAGACTTGTAGTAGGTGAGTGATGGGGTGACGCAGGAAGGTAGTCCAGCCCGGGCGGTGGTTGTCCCGGGGTAAGGGTGTAGGCCGTGCGGTAGGTAAATCCGTCGCACATGTAAGGCTGAGACCTGATGCCGAGCCGATTGTGGTGAAGTGGATGATCCTATGCTGTCGAGAAAAGCCTCTAGCGAGTTTCATGGCGGCCCGTACCCTAAACCGACTCAGGTGGTCAGGTAGAGAATACCGAGGCGTTCGGGTGAACTATGGTTAAGGAACTCGGCAAAATGCCCCCGTAACTTCGGGAGAAGGGGGGCCATTGCTGGTGAGGGAACTTGCTTCCTGAGCTGGTGGTGGCCGCAGAGACCAGCGAGAAGCGACTGTTTACTAAAAACACAGGTCCGTGCGAAGCCGTAAGGCGATGTATACGGACTGACGCCTGCCCGGTGCTGGAACGTTAAGGGGACCGGTTAGCTCTGTTTCGACGGGGCGAAGCTGAGAACTTAAGCGCCAGTAAACGGCGGTGGTAACTATAACCATCCTAAGGTAGCGAAATTCCTTGTCGGGTAAGTTCCGACCTGCACGAATGGCGTAACGACTTCTCGACTGTCTCAACCATAGGCCCGGTGAAATTGCATTACGAGTAAAGATGCTCGTTTCGCGCAGCAGGACGGAAAGACCCCGGGACCTTTACTATAGCTTGATATTGGTGTTCGGTTCGGCTTGTGTAGGATAGGTGGGAGACTGTGAAGCGGGCACGCCAGTGTTCGTGGAGTCATCGTTGAAATACCACTCTGGTCGTGCTGGATGTCTAACCTCGGTCCGTGATCCGGATCAGGGACAGTGTCTGGTGGGTAGTTTAACTGGGGCGGTTGCCTCCTAAAGAGTAACGGAGGCGCCCAAAGGTTCCCTCAGCCTGGTTGGCAATCAGGTGTTGAGTGTAAGTGCACAAGGGAGCTTGACTGTGAGACCGACGGGTCGAGCAGGGACGAAAGTCGGGACTAGTGATCCGGCGGTGGCTTGTGGAAGCGCCGTCGCTCAACGGATAAAAGGTACCCCGGGGATAACAGGCTGATCTTCCCCAAGAGTCCATATCGACGGGATGGTTTGGCACCTCGATGTCGGCTCGTCGCATCCTGGGGCTGGAGTCGGTCCCAAGGGTTGGGCTGTTCGCCCATTAAAGCGGTACGCGAGCTGGGTTTAGAACGTCGTGAGACAGTTCGGTCCCTATCCGCTGTGCGCGTAGGAGTCTTGAGAAGGGCTGTCCCTAGTACGAGAGGACCGGGACGGACGAACCTCTGGTGTGCCAGTTGTTCTGCCAAGGGCATGGCTGGTTGGCTACGTTCGGGAGGGATAACCGCTGAAAGCATCTAAGCGGGAAGCCTGCTTCGAGATGAGGACTCCCACCCACTTGATGGGGTAAGGCTCCCAGTAGACGACTGGGTTGATAGGCCGGATATGGAAGCCAGGTAACTGGTGGAGTTGACCGGTACTAATAGGCCGAGGGCTTGTCCTCAGTTGCTCGCGTCCACTGTGTTGGTTCTGAAGCCATAACCAGGTATATCCGGTTGATGTGTTTCATAGTGTTTCGGTGGTTATAGCGTTAGGGAAACGCCCGGTTACATACCGAACCCGGAAGCTAAGCCTTTCAGCGCCGATGGTACTGCAGGGGGGACCCTGTGGGAGAGTAGGACGCCGCCGAACAATCATTGGGAAAAGCCCCGCACCGTAAGGTGCGGGGCTTTTTCGCGTTCAGAGCGATCAGCGGTACGAACCCCTCACCGAAGCCCCCCTTGCGGCTGGCGTCCTCAACCGCGATCCCAGACGGTCGCCTCCACGTTCAGCTGCGAAGGGCCTGGCATGCTCGTCACCGTGACGTAGCCCAGACGGCCGTTCTGGGTTCTGAGGCAGGCCATCGAACCCACCTGGACGGTCAGCGCGCGGCGCGCCAACTGGCCGCTCATCTCGGAACACTGCTGGTATCTCGGCTGCTGTGGACCCTCCCATGCCGCGATGGCGGTGGCGACGATTTCACCGGGATGGCAGTCGCACTCGAGGCCGAGATCGCCGATCAGTGCCCGGGTGGGCGGCGTCTCGTCCAACCACCAGCCCATGGGCGCGCCGTTGCTGGAGAGGGACAGCGTGCCCTGCCAGCGCACCTGCACGGTCGGTGCGGTGGGCCTGGGCCGGGGCCGGGGCGGATCTGCGGGCGGGGGCGGGGACGGACTTGGCGTGGATGACGAGAGGGAGGGAGAGGGCGTCGGCGCGTCCTGAGAGGTCGACGTGTCCGGGGCCGGGCTGGGTGGGGGCGACGTGGTGGGGGATGGTCGTCGTGGTTCATCGGTGTCACCGGACTGAGACGGGGCCGTCGAGTAGTCTCCGGGTGTGTCGGTGGCTTGGCCCTGGTCACCGCCCGAGGCTCCGGCGTTCGGGAGATATCCCGCGTAGTGCGCCGACCCCAGCAGCAGGGCGAAGACGCCGACACCGGCCGCGGCGCCCCGGACCTTCGGCGAGGCGAGGAACCTGGTCAGCCACGACGCCCGTCCCCGTGGCGGTCGGCGCGTCGACGGCCCTGGTGTGCCGGATGGCGGCGGTGCCGGGGGGCGGTGGTGGTGGCGGAGGATGGCGACGGCGGCAGCGGCGGCGTGCGCCGCGGCACGCGGCTGACGCTCGGCGTCGTCATCGGCGCACTTGGTGCCATCGGCCCGGTCGCTGATCCCGCGGATGGTCAGGGCTTCCATCCCACCGATCTGCGCGGCGTGGGCCATGCCGGCGCTTTCCATCTCGATCGCCACGACGTCGTTGAAGTGCTTGTGTAACTGCTCGCGCAGGAGGGAACGGGGCGAGTTGAGCACCACGTCTCCGGCGGCGATCGGCTTGAAGAACACCCGCAGCCGAGCATCCGGCCGCTCGTGCCAGACCTCGTCACGCAGGGCATGCCGGGCTGTCTGCAGCAGAGCGTGGGGGCCGGACCACACCTCAGGCCGTGGCAGAAAATCGCCCGCGGCTATCTTGCCGCCGTGGAACGCGACGACCCGGGTGGCCACGACGACATCGCCCAGCGCCACGTCGTCCTTCAACGCGCCGGCGACTCCGACGAACAGGAGGGCGTCGGGAGAGAAGAGTTGGCGCGCCTGCTCGGTGACGACGGCGGCAGAGCGGTTGCCCTCACCCGCCTCCACCAAGGCGACCCGCCACGATGTCCCGGCGAGTGTTCCCACTTCGAAGACCGTCCCCGTCTCATGACGAGCTTCTTCCACCTCGACCAGGTACTCCCGCACCGCCCGGTACTCCAGGCCCAGCGCGGTCAAGATCACAGCTGTACGGTTCGAGCCCACCGAGCCCGGCGCCCCCTCCATGCACACCCCGGAGGGCGCCACCTCACCATGCCTCGCCTACCTGAGCACATGGCCTGCACCCGGAGCAAGAGGCCGTACAGGCGAGCGCGGCATGGCCCTCGCAGGGCTGCGTGACTGCTGAGCGGCGCTCTTCCTTTAGAGTGCCTCCGTCCGCTACCCGCGCCCGCGGCCCCGGCCCGGCGGCGCGTGTGCCGCCCCTGCCCAGAGGCCCGACCGAGGAGCAACCGTGACCGACCTGGCGTCCATACCCCTCCAGCAGGAGATCGCCCGTGATCTCCAGGTGAGCGCGTCCTTCGACGCACAGCAGGAGATCGAGCGCCGGGTGGGCTTCCTCGCCGACCAGCTGATCTCCACGGGGCTGCGCTCGCTGGTGCTGGGCATCAGCGGCGGGGTGGACTCCACGACCGCGGGCCGGCTGTGCCAGCTCGCGGTCGAGCGGGTCCGCGCCACCGGGCGGGAGGCGACGTTCTTCGCGATGCGGCTGCCGTACGGCACCCAGGCCGACGAGAAGGACGCGCAGCTGGCGCTGGAGTTCATCCGGGCCGACCGG
Coding sequences:
- a CDS encoding 5'-methylthioadenosine/S-adenosylhomocysteine nucleosidase, giving the protein MILTALGLEYRAVREYLVEVEEARHETGTVFEVGTLAGTSWRVALVEAGEGNRSAAVVTEQARQLFSPDALLFVGVAGALKDDVALGDVVVATRVVAFHGGKIAAGDFLPRPEVWSGPHALLQTARHALRDEVWHERPDARLRVFFKPIAAGDVVLNSPRSLLREQLHKHFNDVVAIEMESAGMAHAAQIGGMEALTIRGISDRADGTKCADDDAERQPRAAAHAAAAAVAILRHHHRPPAPPPSGTPGPSTRRPPRGRASWLTRFLASPKVRGAAAGVGVFALLLGSAHYAGYLPNAGASGGDQGQATDTPGDYSTAPSQSGDTDEPRRPSPTTSPPPSPAPDTSTSQDAPTPSPSLSSSTPSPSPPPPADPPRPRPRPTAPTVQVRWQGTLSLSSNGAPMGWWLDETPPTRALIGDLGLECDCHPGEIVATAIAAWEGPQQPRYQQCSEMSGQLARRALTVQVGSMACLRTQNGRLGYVTVTSMPGPSQLNVEATVWDRG